From the genome of Streptomyces spinoverrucosus:
CCTCCCAGGCCGACGCGATCATGTCCTGGACGTCGTGGCGGGCCTTCCAGCCCAGCTCGGTTGTGATGTGGTCGGCGGAGGCGACGACGCGGGCGGGGTCGCCGGGGCGGCGGGGGGTGACGGTGGGGGGACGGTGGTGGCCGGTGACCGCGTTGACGCGGTCGATCATGTCGCGGACCGAGACGCCCTCGCCGCGGCCGATGTTGAGGGTGAGGTCGCGACCGGGGGAGGCCCGTAGGGCGCGGGCGACCGCCACATGGGCCTCGGCCAGGTCGACGACGTGGATGTAGTCGCGGACGCAGGTGCCGTCGGGGGTCGGGTAGTCGTCGCCGAAGATGCGCGGGGGCGCGCCCTCGGTGAGTTTCTCGAAGACCATGGGGACGAGGTTGAAGACGCCCACGTCCGCCAGTTCCGGGCTCGCCGTGCCCGCCACGTTGAAGTAACGCAGGGACGCCGTGGCCAGGCCGGTGGCCCGGCCCGTCGCCCGGACCAGCCACTCGCCGGCCAGCTTCGTCTCGCCGTACGGGCTCATCGGCACGCACGGCGTCTCCTCCGTGACCAGGTCCACGTCCGGCATGCCGTACACCGCCGCCGAGGAGGAGAAGACGAAGGACGGCACCCGCGCCGTCGTGACCGCTTCGAGCAGGACCCGCAGGCCCTCGACGTTCTCCCGGTAGTAGTGCAGGGGGCGGTCCACCGACTCGCCGACCTGCTTCTTCGCCGCCAGGTGGACGACCCCGGTGATCTGGTGACCGGCGAGCACCCGGCCCAGCAGCTCGCCGTCCAGCGTCGAGCCGACCACCAGGGGGACGTCGTCCGGGACGCGCTCCGCGATGCCGGTGGACAGGTCGTCGTACACGACCGCCCGTTCGCCCGCCTCGGTCATCGCCCGTACGACGTGCGCCCCGATGTAACCGGCGCCGCCGGTGATCAGCCAGGTCATGTGCGGCCGTCCCCTCGTCCGTTGCCCTGTGCGCTGTCCGCCTCACAGTCAAGCAGGTGACGGGGTGCGTGCCTGGCGTTTGTCACTCTTCGTACGATCGCCGACACAGGTGGTACAGGTTCCGTTAGTAGTACAAACTGGCCGCGTGGTGAACTACGCGGTGACCCCCATGGCGGGTCACTTCGCCCAGGAGGGTCGCTCGTACGCGCTCGTCGCCGCCTGCGCTGCCGGGGCGACGCTGCTGCTGGTGCGGGCGGTCGCGGGGGCCGCCTGGTGCCCGTACGGGCTCGTCGTCGCCGCCACCTGCCTGCTGCACGAACTGGCGGTGCTCGTGCTCCTCGCCCACGCGCTGACACTGGCCCACGCGCGCGTGCCGCGTGCGCCGACAACCTCGCCGCCGTCTCCGCCGTCGCCGCGCGCGAACTGAGCCCCGGCGACCCGGTCCTGTTCGTACCGGCGCTCGGTCGGCGGGCCGCGCTGGCCTACCCCGAGGCGTTCCGGGGCGTGTGGGACGTGGCGCTGGGGGTGCCCGCGCCGGAGTCCGGGACGCTGTACGGGGAGGAGGTCGACGCCGCCGAACTGCGCCGCAGGCTCGCCGGGCTGGACCGGCTGTGGGTGGTGGCCGAGCCGTACGCGCGTCGGTCGCGCCGGCTCCCCCGGGATCCGGCCGAGCGCGTGAAGCTCGGCGTGGTGAGGGAGCAGTTCGCGCCGTACGCGCCCCGGCGGGAGGTGGTGCGCGGGGGTGCGACGCTCCGGCTCTACGTGCGCAGAGCCGAAAGTTGCGGGTGCCACGGCGCCCCCGGGGAGCGTGCCGGATGCCACAAGGAGCAAGCTCGACCCCGCCGGAGCCTCGGTACCGGCCGCCGGCACGGTCACCGCGACTTGGCGGCCTCCGCCTCCGCCTCCGCCTCCGCCGCCGCGTCGAGCGCCGTCGTGAGCTCGTCGAGGCGGGCGCGCAGTTCCCGGATCTCGTCGACGTCGAAACCCGTCGCCGCCATGATCCGGCGGGGCACCTCAAGGGCCCGCTCGCGCAGCGCGACCCCCTCCTCGGTCAGCCGCACCTCCACCGATCGCTCGTCGCGCACACTGCGCTCCCGGCGCACCAGGCCTGCCGCCTCCAGGCGCTTGAGCAGCGGCGACAGGGTGCCGGAGTCGAGGCGCAGCTGCTCGCCCAGCTTCTTCACCGGCAGATCGCCGTGCTCCCACAGCACGAGCATCACCAGGTACTGCGGATAGGTGAGCCCGAGGTGTTTGAGGATCACTCGGTACACCCCGCCGAAGGCGCGCGAGGCCGCGTTCAGAGAGAAGCAGATCTGCTGGTCGAGGCGGAGCCAGTCCGCTGTGGGCGTGGTGGTCATGCGTCAAGGGTAGCGCCCCGGCGCGCCATTTAGTTGTGTGCAATTGAATTGTGTGCTCTACTTGTGGTGTCAGGTCGGCCGGACAGGCCGCCGGTACATGACTTGAGAGGGATGGTTTCTCCATGGACGCGCTCTACACGGCTGTCGCCACCGCCACCCACGGCCGCGAGGGTCGTGCCGTCTCCTCCGACGGCAGGCTCGACCTCCAGCTGGCCATTCCGGCCGAGATGGGCGGCAGCGGCCAGGGCACCAACCCCGAGCAGCTCTTCGCCGCCGGGTACTCCGCCTGCTTCGCCAGCGCCCTCGGCCTGGTCGGCCGGCAGGCCAAGGTCGACGTGAGCGAGGCCGCCGTCACCGCCGAGGTCGGCATCGGCAAGCAGGGTGAGGGCTTCGCGCTGGCCGTCACCCTCCGCGTCGAGCTGCCCGACACCGTCGACGAGGCGACCGGCCGCAAGCTGGTCGAGCAGGCCCACCAGGTCTGCCCCTACTCCAACGCCACCCGCGGCAACATCCCGGTCGAGCTCGTCGTCGAGTAACCGGCCGGCCGTCCGCAGCGCGCGGAACGCCGTGTAGGCGCCGGCCCGCAGGAGCCACTGCCGCACCCCCGGCGGCCGGTGCCCGGCGGGCCGGTAGCGCCGGTACAGCACGCCCGCGTGCCGGAAGAAGGCGCGCCGCCGACGCGCGGGTAGCCGCCGGGCATCGGCCGCCACCTCCGCCACCACGGCGAACAGTTGGTCGAACAGCGCCCGCGAGCGCGCCGCCGACACCCCCTCGGCGCCGGCCTGGAACAGCACCAGCTCGACCTGATCCAGCAGATCGAGCTGGTGCTCACCAGGCACGTCGAGCAGGCTCCCGCGCGCCCGCACCAGATGCCGTACGACCACCGACGGCAGCACCGCCACCCGCTCCGCCAGTACCGTCACCACCCCGCCCCAGCCGAGGTCGGTGAAGTGGCCGTAGGGAAAGGCGAGTTGGTGCACCGCCAGGAACCCGCGCCGGTAGGCGGCGCTCCACGCGGGCCGGTTCACCACCGTGAGCCACGGGGCCGCGTCGGGGTGGAAGGTTCCTGCGGGGGCGGGTGGGAGGCCGATGAACCGCCTCCGCGCCGGGCGCGCCGTCACCCGCTCGTGCTCGAAATGCAGTACGTCCACCGGCCCCGTCTCCCGCAGCCGGGCGTCCAGCGCCGCCAGCGCCCCCGGTACGAGGACGTCGTCACCGTCGAGAAACAGCAGATAGGCGCCGCAAGCCGCCCGCAGCCCGGTCGTGCGGGCCGCGCTCAGACCGGCCGAGGGCGGTGAGTAGGCCGGTGTCACCCTGCGGTCCCGCTCGGCGTATCCGGCGGTGAGGTCCGCCGCGGGAGCCTCCGGCTCGTCGCACACCGTGATCAGCTCGAAGTCGCCGAAGGACTGGGCCAGAACCGACTCCAGGGCCCGGGCGAGCCGGCCCTCGACCCCGTGCGAGGGGACGATGATGCTGAAACGGGGCATGTCGCTCTTTCCGTTTTCGCCATCCTTGCTCGGCGGGAGGCGCACGCCTCGGGCCGTGGAGTTCCCGCCGAGCGGCCCGTCGCGAACCGGGCGCGAAGCGTCCGGGCCGCCCGGACGGCCGCCAGGTGGACGGCCGTGACGGGGTGGGCCGCGACGAGCTGCGGGGCATACGGACTCCCGGTAGGTGAAACGGCGGTCAGCGGCTTTCGGTGACGGTGAAGTGACCAGAAGGTTGCGGAATGGTGGCTGCCGGGGGATTCGCCCGTGATGCGGCGGCCGACGGCACCGGCTGCCGCGCCTCCATCGGCACGACCGGCGGAAGGCCCGCCCGCTCCTCCCCGAGCACGACATGGCGTACGACCCGCTCGGCGGCGCGTCCGTCGTCGTACGGGCAGAAACGCGCCCGGAAGGCGGACCGCAGCTGCGCCGAGCGGGAGCCGCGCCAGTGGCCGGTCGCGAAGATGTCGATCAGCTCGTCCTCGCTGCGCGCGATCGCGCCCGGCGGGAAAGTGCGCAGGTCGACGTAGGTGCCACGGGCCGCCTCGTACGTTTCGAGGTCGTCGGCGTGGAGCACGATCGGGCGGTCCAGGCCGGCGTAGTCGAACATGAGTGACGAGTAGTCCGTCACCAGGGCGTCCGAGGCCAGGCACAGGGACTCGACGCTCGGGTGGTCGGTGACGTCGATGATCCGGTCGGACGTGCGGGCGAGAGGGCCGCCGTGGCGATGGTGGGCGCGGGCCAGGATCACGAACTCGGGGCCCAGTCGGCCCAGCACGCGTTCCAGGTCGAGTCCGGCGGTCTGGGTGCGACGGTGGTCGCGGTAGGTGGGCGCGTACAGGATCGCGACCGCGCCCCGCGGGATACCGAGCGTCTCGCGGAGCCGGGTGACGTCCAGTGAGGTGGCCTGCTGGAAGACGTCGGTGCGGGGCTGGCCGAACTCCAGCGTGCGGTACGTGCCCGGGTGGACGCGCTCCCAGGTGAGGGTGGCGTGCCGGTTGGCGGACACCACGTAGTCCCACTGGTCCACGCCCGCGAGCAGCTGTGCGAAGTCCGTGTCCCGGGCGGCCGCCGGGCGTTCCTGGAGGTCGAGGCCCATGTGCTTCACGGGCGTGCCCTGCTGGGTCTGCACGAAGACCTGGCCGCGGCGCTTGACCAGGCGGCGGTCGAGGGTGTCGTTGGCGACGAGGTAGCGGGAGCGGGCGAGCGCCGTCCAGTACGCGGCCGTGTCCGGGGTGACCCGGCGGGTGCCGGTCGGGAGCGTGTGGTGGTGCTCGGGGCGCGCGATCCAGGCCGTGCGCAGATGCGGGGCGTGCGTGCGGAACGCCGACTCCAGCGCGGCCGGGTTGCAGCAGTAGCCGCGTCCGTCGTACGCCGCGAAGACCGCGCGGTCGGCGCGCAGGGGGAGGCGCAGCTGGACGCGGTAGTGCAGGCGCAGGGCGGCGGAGCGCAGGGCCCTGGTGAAACGGGCGGCGCGGGCCGTCGTGCGGCGCCACAGGCGCCCGGTGCGGAGCAGGGCGCGGTACGTGCGGTGGGCGCCGAGACGGATCGGGGTGTGCCGGAGGCGGGTGCGCAGGGGGAGCGGGGTGCGGTGGCTCCGGTAGTGGGCGCGGGCGCGGCGCAGGAAATCGGCGTGCGTGCCGCGCGGGAGGCGGGTGAACAGCGCCGCCAGGTGCTCGACCGTGCGGCGGAACAACGCCGGGCGCCAGCGGGCCAGTTCCGGGCGCTTGTCGACGTACGCGAAGAGGCGGTCGTACTGCTCGAAGACGTCCAGGTCGGCGGACGGCGCCTCGGTGCTGTGCCGGCGCTGCCGGTGGTGGACGCACACCTGGTCGAGGGTCGCGATCGACTCGGCGGTCAGCAGGGTCTTCAGGGCCCACGGCGTGTGCTCGTGGTGGCCGGGCGGGAAGGTGAGGGCCTCGCGGGCCAGGAACTCGCGCCGGTACGCGCGGGTCCAGGCGGGCGTGGGGAGGCCGCCTGGGCCGGCGGCGAGCAGGCCGGGGCGGTCCTCCAAGCGGAGCGGGCCGGCGGCGGGGAGGGCGGGCTCGTCGCGGACGGGGACGCCGGTCCAGTCGGTGCGCGCGTGGTCGTAGGCCAGGACGTCCGGTTCGCCGGTCTCCTTCAGCCGGTCGGCGATCGCGCGCAGGGCGTGCGGGGCCAGGGTGTCGTCGCCGTCGAGGAAGAGGACGTAGTCGCCGGTGGCCTGCTCCAGACCGGCGTTGCGGGCGGGGCCGGGGCCCTGGTTCTCGGAGAGGTGGACGGGGTGGACGCGCGGGTCGCGGGCCGCGTACTCGTCGATGATCTCGCCGCAGGCGTCCGGCGAGCGGTCGTCGACCGCGATCAGTTCGAGATCGGAGTACGACTGGCCGAGCACCGATTCCAGGCACTCGTGCAGATACGCCTGAACGTGGTATGCGGGGACGATGACACTGAACCTGGGCAAGGGACATCCATAAGTCGGCGGGTCTGCGCGGGCGTTCTGCCCGGGAACGGCCAATGGAGTGAACTGGTTACGGTCTGTACGGCATGCGGGGGATTTCGCCGTGAACGCGAAGGGGCGGGCCGTTGCCCGGCCCGCCCCGACGTCGTTGTCCCTGCCGTTACTTCACCGCGCCCGCCATCACACCGGACACGAACTGCCGCTGGAACGCGAAGAACACGGCGAGCGGAATCACCATCGAGATGAAGGCGCCGGGCGCCAGCACATCGATGTTGTTCCCGAACTGCCGTACCTGCGTCTGCAGCGCCACCGTGATCGGCTGGTTGCCGGAGTCGGAGAACACCAGCGCGACCAGCATGTCGTTCCACACCCACAGGAACTGGAAGATGCCCAGGCTCGCGATCGCGGGCCCGCCGAGCGGCATCACCACCCGGGCGAACAGCCGCAGTTCACCGGCGCCGTCCAGCCGCGCCGCCTCCAGCAGCTCGCGCGGGATCTCCGCGAAGAAGTTCCGCAGCAGGAACACCGCGAACGGCAGGCCGAAGCCGACGTGGAACAGGATCACGCCGAGCATCGAGCCGAACAGGCCGATGTTGCCGAAGAGTTCGGCGATCGGGATCAGCGCCACCTGCACCGGGACGACCAGCAGGCCGACCACGGCCAGGAACCACCAGTCCCGGCCCGGGAACTCCATCCACGCGAAGGCGTATCCGGCGAGCGAGCCGATCACCACGACCAGCACGGTCGCCGGGACCGTGATCAGGACCGTGTTCACCAGGGAGTCGGTGATGTCGCTGTTGCCCAGCAGCTTGTCGTAGCTCTCGAAGGTGAGTTGGGCCGGCTCGGTGAACACCGTCCACCAGCCGCTCTCGTTCATGTCCGCCGGCGTGCGCAGCGAGGAGAGCAGCAGGCCGATGGTCGGCACCAGCCAGAACAGGCCGACGACGATCAGGAAGACGCGGACCAGGCCGCCGCTGACGCCCTCCGCCAGGCGTGAGCCGAGGGACGCCCTGCCCTTCACGGACTGCGTGGTCATCGCCGCACCTCCCGCCTGAGCCTGCGGATGTTGAACCACATCACCGGGATCACCAGAAGCAGCAGGAACACCGCGATCGCGCTCGCGATGCCCGGCTGGTCCTCGGAGAAGCCCTTGCGGTACAGCTCCAGGGCGAGCACGTTCGCGTCGTCCTGGGAGGAGCCCGGGGCGATGATGAAGACCAGGTCGAAGATCTTCAGCACGTTGATCATCAGGGTGACGGCGACCACCGCGAGGACGGGCGCGAGCAGCGGCACGGTGACCCGTCGGAACACCTGCCACTCGTTGGCCCCGTCGACCCGGGCCGCCTCCAGCAGCTCACGCGGCACCCCCGCGAGCCCGGCGGCGATCAGCACCATCGCGAAGCCCGCCCACATCCAGATGTACGACCCGATGATGGCCGGCGTGACCAGCGACGGGCCGAGCCAGTCCAGGCCGTTGTACGGCTCCTTGAAGTTGTCGGCGGGCAGCCGGAGTTGTGCCCCGTCGGCGGTGGCAGGGAGCGTGAAGGTGCCGTCGTCGGCGGCCGTGGTCGAGGCGACGACCTTGCCGTCCTTGACGGCCTCGATCTTCATGCCGGGATAGCCCAGCTCGGACGGGTCCGGGGCGCCGAGGGTGCCGACGCCCTCGCCGCGCGTGAAGTCCTGCCAGGTGGTGCCGGTGACCTTGCCCGGGTCTGGCCGCGCCGCGACGGCTTTCGCCGCGTCGTCGGGCATCTGGTCGGGGGCGACACCCACCAGGGGGAGGCCGACCGGATCGCCCAGGCGGACCGGCTCCTTGGTGATGAAGCCGCCTCCGTCCGCCGTCAGCGGCGACTCCCGTCCGGGGTGCGCCTTCGGGAACGCCGACGACTGGGCGAACGTGTCGTGCACACCCACCCACACCGCGTTCGCGATGCCCTTGTCCGGGTCCTGGTCGTAGACGAGCCGGAAGATGATGCCCGCCGCGAGCATCGAGATCGCCATCGGCATGAAGACGACCAGCTTGAACGCCGTGCCCCAGCGAACCCGTTCGGTCAGCACCGCGAAGATCAGCCCGAGCGCGGTCGCGACCGTCGGCGCGAACACCACCCAGATGATGTTGTTCTTCAGCGCCGTACGGATGCCGTCGTCGGTGAACAGGGCCTGGTAGTTGTCGAATCCGGCGAAGCCGTCGCCGGACTGGTCGTAGAAGCTGCGGACGACCGAGTACCCGATCGGGTAGACCACGAGCGCGCCGAGCAGCACCAGGGCGGGCAGCAGGAACAGCGCTGCCACGGTCCTGCGGGTGCCGGTCACGCTCTTGCGATTCCGGGGAGGGGACCCGCTCTTCCTCGGCGGGACCCCTGCCGTGGCTGCCGACGCCATGGTCGGCTCAGTTCCCGTACGCCGCGGCCGCGTCGGCCTCCAGCTGTTCCTGGGTGCCCTTGATGTCCTTCGGGTTCTTCAGGAAGTCCTGCAACGCCTTCCACTCACCCTTGCCGGGCGTGCCGCCGAAGGCCTGCGGGGCCTGGTCGGACATGTCGAAGCGGAAGTCGTCACCGGCCGCGACCAGCGCCTTGGCCATCTCCTGCTGCACCGCGTTCGGGTACGCCGAGGGGTCCACGTTCTTGTTCGGCGACAGATAGCCGCCGAGCTTCGCCTGGATGGTCGCCGCGTCCGGCGAGGCGAGGAAGGTGGCCAGCGCCTGCGCGGCCTTCGAGTCCTCGAGGATGACCGCCGCGTCACCGCCGGAGACGACCGGCTCGGTGTCGCCGACCTTCGGGAACGCGAACACCTTGGCGTCCGTGCCGACTTCGGCGTCCGTCTCCGCGATGTTGACCTGCACGAAGTCGCCCTCGAAGACCATGCCGGCCTTCGGCTGGTCGCCGCCGGTGAAGGTCTGCGTGACGGAGGCAGGGAACTCGGTCTGCAGGGCGCCGCTCGCGCCGCCCGCGATGTAGTCGGCCTTGCCCCAGATCTGCGCGAGCGTGGTCAGGGCCTCGGTGACGGACGGGTCGGTCCACTTGATCTCGTGCTTGGCCAGCTGGTCGTACTTCTCCGGGCCCGCCTGCGAGAGATAGACGTTCTCGAACCAGTCGGTCAGCGTCCAGCCGTCGGCGCCGCCGACGGAGAACGGGGTGACACCGGAGTCGTAGATCGTCTGGGCGGTGGAGAGCAGGTCCTCCCAGGTCCCCGGCTCCTCGGCGCCCGCGTTCTCGAAGACCTGCGTGTTGTACCAGATCAGGGACTTGTTGGCGGCCTTGTAGTAGACGCCGTACTGCTTGCCGTCGACCTTGCCGAGGTCCTGCCAGCCCTGGGAGTAGTTCTTGCCGAGCTGCTCCTGGGCCTCGGTCCCGATCGGCTTGGCCCAGCCCTTGTCGACGGCCTGCTTGATGGCGCCGACCTGGGGGAGCATCGCGATGTCCGGCGGCGCGCCGCCCGCGATCTTCGAGCCGAGGAAGTTGATGATCGGGTCCTGCGCGGGCACGAAGGTCACCTTGGCGCCGGTCCGCTTCTCGAACTCCTCAAGCACCTTCTTGAAGTTGGCCTGCTCCGGGCCGGTCCACACGGCGGCGACCTCCAGGGTCTCGCCGTCCAGCTTGGGGAGCGTGACGGTGGTGGCGGTCTCGTCCGTGCCGCCGCTGCCTTCGTCTCCGCCGTCGTCGTCGCCTCCGCAGGCGCTGAGCGAGAACGCGAGCGCTCCCGCCAGTGCGGCCGCGGCGGCGCGGGCGGTCCTGCGTGTCCGGGTGCGGCTGATGGTGATGCTGCTGTGCATTACGGCCCCGTTCTTCGTTCCTCGTCGAACGTTCGAGCGCTGTCCCGTGGGACTGGTCTACGCCGGGTCCGTGGGGTCGGCAAGAGCGCCTGCCGTGTCAAGACGGTGATCGTGACCCCGTCGTGATTGTTCAGCGGGCGGGACCGACAGGCACCGGGGGTCCCTACAGCAGTGACGGCACCTCCGGGGCCGAGACTTCCCGGGCCGCCCGCTCCAGCGCGCTCGCCAGCAGAGCCAAGTCCGTTGGCCCGTTGCCCAGTTCACGGACCGGGCGGCGCGCGGGCGGGTCGCCCATGCGGTGCCACTCCAGCGGGACGACGGTCGGTCGCAGGGTCGCCGTACGCGGGATACGGCCGGTGACCCGGCCGCCCTGGAACGGCGTGACCTGGCCGTCGGGGTGAGCCAGCCGGCCCCGGCCGGGCGCCGGTTCGTCGGGGCCGGGCGCGGGTGCGTCGAGGGTGACGCGCACGGTGGCCCGTCGGGCGGGTTCGGTTTCGGCGGTACGACCGCCCGGTCCGGCGGCGGCCACCAGGTGCACGCCGAGCCGCTCGCCGTCGCGGGCCACCGCCTCCAGCGCGCGCATCACGGACCCGGCCGCCGGCCGGCCCGGGGAGCCCAGCGGGGGCGAGACCAGGGCGTCCAGGTCGTCGACGACCACGACGAGGCGCGGCAGTGGGGGCACGTCGTCGGTCGGACGGCGGGAGGCGGCCGGGCGCAGCCGCAGGGTGGAGCTGGGCGGGGTGTCCAGGTCCCCGGCACCGGCGTTGGGCGCCGAGCGCTGGCTGACCATGCGTCCCGACACCTCACGCCCGGTGTGCCACTCGGTGAAGTCCGAGCGGCCGAGCAGCTCGGCGCGGCGCTTCAGCTCGGCCGTCAGGGACTGGGCGAACTCCCGCATGCGGACGGGGTCGTTGGCGAGGAGGTGCGTGGTGACGTGCGGGATGTCCATGCACAGGTGCAGACCGTCGCCGTGTCCGCTGCCCGCGCCCACGCTGTCCCGGCCGTCCATCAGCACCAGGCTCAGCCGGTCCGGCCGCTCGGCGGCGGCGAGCGAGGCGACGACGGCCCTCAGCAGTTCCGTACGCCCGCTGCCGGGCGGCCCCTCGATCAGCAGATGCGGTCCCTCGGCGACGAGGTCCACGGCAACCGGGCCACGCGGGCCGGCTCCGAGGACGGCGTGCGCGCGGCCGCCGAGTGCGTCGGTGTCGTCGACGGCGTCGGCCCAGCGGGCCATGAGCGAGGCGGGGGTGGCCCGGGCCAGGCCCAACTCGTCCAGCAGGCGGGCGGCTTGGGGGAGCGGGGCGCTGACGCGCGCGTGCCGGGTGCCGGTGGCGGTCGTGTCCGTGCGCAGGGGGGCCAGGGCACGGGCGAAGCGCTCGGCCCAGGCGGGGGAGACGGCGTCGACGGCGCCTACTGTGCCGTGGCCGACGGGGGACCCTGCCACGGTGTCGGTGCCGGCCCGGGCGACTCGCAGCAGGTGGAGGGCCGTCGCCACGTCGCCGCTGAGCAGGGCGACGGCTCCGCAATCGCGGAACGCCGGGGCCGCCGCGCAGGCCGCCTCGTAGGTCTCGGAGACCGGGGAAGCGGGGGAGGCCGGGGCGGTTTCGGCGAGGCAGATGACATGGATGCCGGCCCGCGGGCCTTCCAGGGCCAGCCGTGCGACGGCCTCCCGGAGTCCGGCGCCGCCGGGGTCGCCGTCGACGACGAGGACGGCGTACGGGCCGGGGAACGCGGCGGGGTGGGCGCTGTCGCCGGGCGAGTCGTCGTCGGGGCGGGCCCAGGAGGGGCGGCGGGGTGAGGTGGTCGAGGTGCGGGCCGGCGCCCCGGTGCTCTCGGACTGCCGCTGGTCGGGCACCGCCGGTGCCGATGCGACGGCCCTTCCGGTGGTGCCGCTCCGCTCCATGTGGTGGTCGTCCGGGTGGCGGAGTGGGGTGGTCGTGGTCTGGGTCGGCGGCTCGGTGTCGCCGGGGCGGCCCTGCACCCCCGGTGTCGCCGGGGCGGCCTCCATGAGGTGGTCGTCCAGGCGGCGCAGGAGCTCGTCGGTGCGGGCCGCGGCCTGCTCGCGGTCGTGGGCGAGGAGGAGACGGCAGTCCTGGCCGTGCGCCGGGCGCAGATGCGGCAGCCAGCCGAGCCAGGACCACTCGGCGGTGCGCTCCTCCAGGGAGCGTGCGCGATCCGTGCTGATCAGGACGATTTCCAGGGCGTCGGGCGAGTGCAGCGCGGCAAGCTGGGCCACGACCGCGCGCGCCAGCCCGGCCAGGCGCGGGCGCGGACCGGCCAGGCCCAGGGCACCGGCCTCGCGCAGATCGGCGGTGATCGGCACCGCGGGCAGCAGTCCCGAACCGTCCGGCGCGGCCCGGTCGGCCGTACCGAGCCGTACGGTGAGCGCCTCGGGGTGCCCCGGCCCGCGCTCCCACAGCCGGGGCCCGGGGCCCAGCGCGGTCAGCAGCAGCGCGGCCGGATCCGGCCACGTCTCCGGGGCGTCGACGCGGACGGGCGGCACCACCGCCGCACCGGCCGACTCCTCGTCGTACCCGACACGCCCGGCCGCTTCCTGCTCGCCGCCCCGCCCGCCGGCCAGCCGCCGCGCCCAGGCCGTGAGCCCACCCCGCCTGCGCACGCCCTGCGGGACGTCCGTGCCGCGCAGGGGGGTGCCTTTGCGGCGGCTGGGGGTGCCCGCGGGGGTGTCGGCCGCGCCCACGTCCGGTCGTCCACCGTGCGTCGCGTCACCCGGGGGCGCCGCGTGGGAGTCCTCCCGGCTCTCGATCCGCGGCGGCTTGCCCTGCTCCGGTACGAGGGTCGGCTCTACGGGCGAGTGCTCTCTGGCCGCTGTGCCCGTCTGCTCTGCTTGGGTGTGCTCGTCGTGATCCGGGCGCCTACGCGCCGAGCCTGCGGGGGCAGCGCCCGTCAGCGCCGGTCCTCCCCGCGAGACATCCGGACCCCTAC
Proteins encoded in this window:
- a CDS encoding FHA domain-containing protein; protein product: MQIRLTVVDPLGPPSEPRGRAASRDVLVTAPAGTALSAVASALASAVFGDTQAGTAVLYAGAERLDPQRCTLGEPPLLDGAVLSVGGPAAPEPHPELDDAPARLDVIAGPDAGGVHLLHGGEIRVGRSAEADVPLDDPDVSRVHCAVTLSADGHVSVADLDSTNGTTLDGTRVGTRPTRFTPGALLRIGESTLRLAPAGGPGRRVGTAPDGEGCVRVGLTERGVPAAGASGSGTGGPSGKTGHAYGAAGGWGAPGGASAGVEGRGPDVSRGGPALTGAAPAGSARRRPDHDEHTQAEQTGTAAREHSPVEPTLVPEQGKPPRIESREDSHAAPPGDATHGGRPDVGAADTPAGTPSRRKGTPLRGTDVPQGVRRRGGLTAWARRLAGGRGGEQEAAGRVGYDEESAGAAVVPPVRVDAPETWPDPAALLLTALGPGPRLWERGPGHPEALTVRLGTADRAAPDGSGLLPAVPITADLREAGALGLAGPRPRLAGLARAVVAQLAALHSPDALEIVLISTDRARSLEERTAEWSWLGWLPHLRPAHGQDCRLLLAHDREQAAARTDELLRRLDDHLMEAAPATPGVQGRPGDTEPPTQTTTTPLRHPDDHHMERSGTTGRAVASAPAVPDQRQSESTGAPARTSTTSPRRPSWARPDDDSPGDSAHPAAFPGPYAVLVVDGDPGGAGLREAVARLALEGPRAGIHVICLAETAPASPASPVSETYEAACAAAPAFRDCGAVALLSGDVATALHLLRVARAGTDTVAGSPVGHGTVGAVDAVSPAWAERFARALAPLRTDTTATGTRHARVSAPLPQAARLLDELGLARATPASLMARWADAVDDTDALGGRAHAVLGAGPRGPVAVDLVAEGPHLLIEGPPGSGRTELLRAVVASLAAAERPDRLSLVLMDGRDSVGAGSGHGDGLHLCMDIPHVTTHLLANDPVRMREFAQSLTAELKRRAELLGRSDFTEWHTGREVSGRMVSQRSAPNAGAGDLDTPPSSTLRLRPAASRRPTDDVPPLPRLVVVVDDLDALVSPPLGSPGRPAAGSVMRALEAVARDGERLGVHLVAAAGPGGRTAETEPARRATVRVTLDAPAPGPDEPAPGRGRLAHPDGQVTPFQGGRVTGRIPRTATLRPTVVPLEWHRMGDPPARRPVRELGNGPTDLALLASALERAAREVSAPEVPSLL